Proteins from a single region of Electrophorus electricus isolate fEleEle1 chromosome 5, fEleEle1.pri, whole genome shotgun sequence:
- the rsrc2 gene encoding arginine/serine-rich coiled-coil protein 2 isoform X1: METSSKSPRSTKHHSRSRSRSRDRKRKSGDKKHRRSRSRSKEARRRDSEKSLKSHSRSEDMQNSDKDRERLSEDSTEDRHRRKERKSSRGRSQSRSRSRESRRHHSRSRDKRRSLSRSRERRSRSRDRKRRARSRSRSRSLSRSKHRQRSRSKHRQRSRSRSKSREKKKRSEKPKRKTHSQSPSPVAFRGRNTAMDAQEALARRLERAKKLQEQKEKEMLEQQQQQQQQQQQQEQQQQQQQQEMAAAAVATPLLCENVPAAAASPVLNVAALLASGTQVTPQIAMAAQMAALQAKTLAETGIAVPSYYNPSAVNPMKFAEQEKKRKLLWQGKKDGDKSQTAELWEKLNFGNKDQNVKFRKLMGIKADDGASGMLNEEGLKTLQQQEEMFRNLDVQYEMARSQTHTQRGMGLGFSSSFSSRGMDAI; this comes from the exons GTGACAAGAAACACAGAAGATCCCGGAGCAGAAGCAAAGAG GCGCGGCGGAGAGACTCTGAGAAGTCGCTGAAATCGCACAGCCGATCAGAGGACATGCAGAATTCCGATAAGGACCGAGAGAGACTTTCtgaagacagcacagaggaccGACATCGAAGAAAGGAGAGGAAATCCTCTAGAGGAAGAAGTCAATCTAGATCACGCTCACGGGAAAG CAGACGACATCACAGTCGAAGTCGGGACAAGCGACGGTCTCTGTCCCGCAGCCGTGAAAGACGATCAAGAAGCCGTGACAGGAAGAGGCGGGCTAGGTCCCGGTCCCGGTCCCGTTCCCTCTCCAGAAGCAAACACCGACAGCGCAGCAGAAGCAAACACCGACAGCGCAGCAGAAGCCGCAGTAAGAGCAG ggagaagaaaaagaggagtGAAAAACCGAAGAGGAAGACTCATAGCCAGTCACCCAGTCCTGTGGCTTTCAGGGGCAGAAACACAGCCATGGATGCCCAAGAGGCTTTGGCCAGGAG GTTGGAGAGAGCTAAAAAACTCcaagaacagaaagagaaagagatgctggagcaacagcaacaacagcagcagcaacagcaacaacaagagcagcaacaacagcagcagcaacaggaGATGGCAGCAG CAGCCGTAGCGACGCCGCTGCTCTGTGAAAATGTCCCGGCTGCGGCAGCCAGCCCTGTCCTCAATGTGGCAGCACTATTGGCTTCAGGAACGCAGGTCACACCACAGATCGCTATGGCAGCACAGATGGCTGCCCTACAGGCCAAAACGTTAGCCGAGACGGGCATTGCTGTACCAAGCTACTATAATCCCTCAGCTGTCAACCCCATGAAGTTTGCTGAgcaagagaagaaaaggaagtTGTTGTGGCAGGGAAAGAAGGATGGG GACAAGTCACAAACAGCTGAACTGTGGGAGAAGCTAAATTTTGGCAATAAGGACCAAAACGTCAAGTTCCGCAAATTAATGGGCATCAAA GCTGATGATGGAGCTTCTGGTATGCTCAATGAAGAAGGCCTAAAGACACTGCAGCAGCAGGAAGAAATGTTTCGCAATTTGGACGTCCAGTATGAGATGGCccgctcacagacacacacgcagagaggaATGGGCCTTGGCTTCTCTTCGTCTTTTTCTTCACGAGGAATGGATGCCATCTGA
- the rsrc2 gene encoding arginine/serine-rich coiled-coil protein 2 isoform X2, producing METSSKSPRSTKHHSRSRSRSRDRKRKSGDKKHRRSRSRSKEARRRDSEKSLKSHSRSEDMQNSDKDRERLSEDSTEDRHRRKERKSSRGRSQSRSRSRERRHHSRSRDKRRSLSRSRERRSRSRDRKRRARSRSRSRSLSRSKHRQRSRSKHRQRSRSRSKSREKKKRSEKPKRKTHSQSPSPVAFRGRNTAMDAQEALARRLERAKKLQEQKEKEMLEQQQQQQQQQQQQEQQQQQQQQEMAAAAVATPLLCENVPAAAASPVLNVAALLASGTQVTPQIAMAAQMAALQAKTLAETGIAVPSYYNPSAVNPMKFAEQEKKRKLLWQGKKDGDKSQTAELWEKLNFGNKDQNVKFRKLMGIKADDGASGMLNEEGLKTLQQQEEMFRNLDVQYEMARSQTHTQRGMGLGFSSSFSSRGMDAI from the exons GTGACAAGAAACACAGAAGATCCCGGAGCAGAAGCAAAGAG GCGCGGCGGAGAGACTCTGAGAAGTCGCTGAAATCGCACAGCCGATCAGAGGACATGCAGAATTCCGATAAGGACCGAGAGAGACTTTCtgaagacagcacagaggaccGACATCGAAGAAAGGAGAGGAAATCCTCTAGAGGAAGAAGTCAATCTAGATCACGCTCACGGGAAAG ACGACATCACAGTCGAAGTCGGGACAAGCGACGGTCTCTGTCCCGCAGCCGTGAAAGACGATCAAGAAGCCGTGACAGGAAGAGGCGGGCTAGGTCCCGGTCCCGGTCCCGTTCCCTCTCCAGAAGCAAACACCGACAGCGCAGCAGAAGCAAACACCGACAGCGCAGCAGAAGCCGCAGTAAGAGCAG ggagaagaaaaagaggagtGAAAAACCGAAGAGGAAGACTCATAGCCAGTCACCCAGTCCTGTGGCTTTCAGGGGCAGAAACACAGCCATGGATGCCCAAGAGGCTTTGGCCAGGAG GTTGGAGAGAGCTAAAAAACTCcaagaacagaaagagaaagagatgctggagcaacagcaacaacagcagcagcaacagcaacaacaagagcagcaacaacagcagcagcaacaggaGATGGCAGCAG CAGCCGTAGCGACGCCGCTGCTCTGTGAAAATGTCCCGGCTGCGGCAGCCAGCCCTGTCCTCAATGTGGCAGCACTATTGGCTTCAGGAACGCAGGTCACACCACAGATCGCTATGGCAGCACAGATGGCTGCCCTACAGGCCAAAACGTTAGCCGAGACGGGCATTGCTGTACCAAGCTACTATAATCCCTCAGCTGTCAACCCCATGAAGTTTGCTGAgcaagagaagaaaaggaagtTGTTGTGGCAGGGAAAGAAGGATGGG GACAAGTCACAAACAGCTGAACTGTGGGAGAAGCTAAATTTTGGCAATAAGGACCAAAACGTCAAGTTCCGCAAATTAATGGGCATCAAA GCTGATGATGGAGCTTCTGGTATGCTCAATGAAGAAGGCCTAAAGACACTGCAGCAGCAGGAAGAAATGTTTCGCAATTTGGACGTCCAGTATGAGATGGCccgctcacagacacacacgcagagaggaATGGGCCTTGGCTTCTCTTCGTCTTTTTCTTCACGAGGAATGGATGCCATCTGA
- the rsrc2 gene encoding arginine/serine-rich coiled-coil protein 2 isoform X3 has translation MPTTGQARRRDSEKSLKSHSRSEDMQNSDKDRERLSEDSTEDRHRRKERKSSRGRSQSRSRSRESRRHHSRSRDKRRSLSRSRERRSRSRDRKRRARSRSRSRSLSRSKHRQRSRSKHRQRSRSRSKSREKKKRSEKPKRKTHSQSPSPVAFRGRNTAMDAQEALARRLERAKKLQEQKEKEMLEQQQQQQQQQQQQEQQQQQQQQEMAAAAVATPLLCENVPAAAASPVLNVAALLASGTQVTPQIAMAAQMAALQAKTLAETGIAVPSYYNPSAVNPMKFAEQEKKRKLLWQGKKDGDKSQTAELWEKLNFGNKDQNVKFRKLMGIKADDGASGMLNEEGLKTLQQQEEMFRNLDVQYEMARSQTHTQRGMGLGFSSSFSSRGMDAI, from the exons ATGCCTACAACTGGACAG GCGCGGCGGAGAGACTCTGAGAAGTCGCTGAAATCGCACAGCCGATCAGAGGACATGCAGAATTCCGATAAGGACCGAGAGAGACTTTCtgaagacagcacagaggaccGACATCGAAGAAAGGAGAGGAAATCCTCTAGAGGAAGAAGTCAATCTAGATCACGCTCACGGGAAAG CAGACGACATCACAGTCGAAGTCGGGACAAGCGACGGTCTCTGTCCCGCAGCCGTGAAAGACGATCAAGAAGCCGTGACAGGAAGAGGCGGGCTAGGTCCCGGTCCCGGTCCCGTTCCCTCTCCAGAAGCAAACACCGACAGCGCAGCAGAAGCAAACACCGACAGCGCAGCAGAAGCCGCAGTAAGAGCAG ggagaagaaaaagaggagtGAAAAACCGAAGAGGAAGACTCATAGCCAGTCACCCAGTCCTGTGGCTTTCAGGGGCAGAAACACAGCCATGGATGCCCAAGAGGCTTTGGCCAGGAG GTTGGAGAGAGCTAAAAAACTCcaagaacagaaagagaaagagatgctggagcaacagcaacaacagcagcagcaacagcaacaacaagagcagcaacaacagcagcagcaacaggaGATGGCAGCAG CAGCCGTAGCGACGCCGCTGCTCTGTGAAAATGTCCCGGCTGCGGCAGCCAGCCCTGTCCTCAATGTGGCAGCACTATTGGCTTCAGGAACGCAGGTCACACCACAGATCGCTATGGCAGCACAGATGGCTGCCCTACAGGCCAAAACGTTAGCCGAGACGGGCATTGCTGTACCAAGCTACTATAATCCCTCAGCTGTCAACCCCATGAAGTTTGCTGAgcaagagaagaaaaggaagtTGTTGTGGCAGGGAAAGAAGGATGGG GACAAGTCACAAACAGCTGAACTGTGGGAGAAGCTAAATTTTGGCAATAAGGACCAAAACGTCAAGTTCCGCAAATTAATGGGCATCAAA GCTGATGATGGAGCTTCTGGTATGCTCAATGAAGAAGGCCTAAAGACACTGCAGCAGCAGGAAGAAATGTTTCGCAATTTGGACGTCCAGTATGAGATGGCccgctcacagacacacacgcagagaggaATGGGCCTTGGCTTCTCTTCGTCTTTTTCTTCACGAGGAATGGATGCCATCTGA
- the rsrc2 gene encoding arginine/serine-rich coiled-coil protein 2 isoform X4 codes for MQNSDKDRERLSEDSTEDRHRRKERKSSRGRSQSRSRSRESRRHHSRSRDKRRSLSRSRERRSRSRDRKRRARSRSRSRSLSRSKHRQRSRSKHRQRSRSRSKSREKKKRSEKPKRKTHSQSPSPVAFRGRNTAMDAQEALARRLERAKKLQEQKEKEMLEQQQQQQQQQQQQEQQQQQQQQEMAAAAVATPLLCENVPAAAASPVLNVAALLASGTQVTPQIAMAAQMAALQAKTLAETGIAVPSYYNPSAVNPMKFAEQEKKRKLLWQGKKDGDKSQTAELWEKLNFGNKDQNVKFRKLMGIKADDGASGMLNEEGLKTLQQQEEMFRNLDVQYEMARSQTHTQRGMGLGFSSSFSSRGMDAI; via the exons ATGCAGAATTCCGATAAGGACCGAGAGAGACTTTCtgaagacagcacagaggaccGACATCGAAGAAAGGAGAGGAAATCCTCTAGAGGAAGAAGTCAATCTAGATCACGCTCACGGGAAAG CAGACGACATCACAGTCGAAGTCGGGACAAGCGACGGTCTCTGTCCCGCAGCCGTGAAAGACGATCAAGAAGCCGTGACAGGAAGAGGCGGGCTAGGTCCCGGTCCCGGTCCCGTTCCCTCTCCAGAAGCAAACACCGACAGCGCAGCAGAAGCAAACACCGACAGCGCAGCAGAAGCCGCAGTAAGAGCAG ggagaagaaaaagaggagtGAAAAACCGAAGAGGAAGACTCATAGCCAGTCACCCAGTCCTGTGGCTTTCAGGGGCAGAAACACAGCCATGGATGCCCAAGAGGCTTTGGCCAGGAG GTTGGAGAGAGCTAAAAAACTCcaagaacagaaagagaaagagatgctggagcaacagcaacaacagcagcagcaacagcaacaacaagagcagcaacaacagcagcagcaacaggaGATGGCAGCAG CAGCCGTAGCGACGCCGCTGCTCTGTGAAAATGTCCCGGCTGCGGCAGCCAGCCCTGTCCTCAATGTGGCAGCACTATTGGCTTCAGGAACGCAGGTCACACCACAGATCGCTATGGCAGCACAGATGGCTGCCCTACAGGCCAAAACGTTAGCCGAGACGGGCATTGCTGTACCAAGCTACTATAATCCCTCAGCTGTCAACCCCATGAAGTTTGCTGAgcaagagaagaaaaggaagtTGTTGTGGCAGGGAAAGAAGGATGGG GACAAGTCACAAACAGCTGAACTGTGGGAGAAGCTAAATTTTGGCAATAAGGACCAAAACGTCAAGTTCCGCAAATTAATGGGCATCAAA GCTGATGATGGAGCTTCTGGTATGCTCAATGAAGAAGGCCTAAAGACACTGCAGCAGCAGGAAGAAATGTTTCGCAATTTGGACGTCCAGTATGAGATGGCccgctcacagacacacacgcagagaggaATGGGCCTTGGCTTCTCTTCGTCTTTTTCTTCACGAGGAATGGATGCCATCTGA
- the si:ch211-110p13.9 gene encoding uncharacterized protein si:ch211-110p13.9 isoform X1: MSTESISVISLPSWESGKRRIRFLYLAGKNSFKVTSQSTDEGQMIPLFLGADLFTDTDVRTENHPRYHAKFAKRGLATKLIFSSDIRLQGIRVPCSRNSLWFYCIHGVFRVAFELYSKQDQLSVLESFQELWKSRINDDLLDMAYNLDIQLDLQLPRDLNHAITSSNIPNNISACSHAYSKGQEIPEDYVTSQPLHGLPNDSLSADHDYCSISEQGESQQSNVLTERLSRIADKVKFMTAMEVNQRTFLKLLDYAEYWIGGQLDEERLTETVMTLLQTHSQGFSVYSSPLLQALGGWLGQQFHAANSSVSHQVEGFKMRHIEHIKDLPPAEELATELFPEAMRNLLMHWMGLSEEAATWKRLSEYPIVLLVLEFVNHNLITGVAHVLYSSLICR, encoded by the exons ATGTCGACAGAGAGCATCTCCGTCATCAGTTTGCCATCCTGGGAAAGTGGTAAAAGGAGGATTCGATTCTTGTATCTAGCTGGCAAAAATTCATTTAAAGTTACCAGTCAAAGTACAGATGAG GGGCAGATGATTCCGCTCTTTCTTGGAGCTGATCTCTTTACTGACACAGATGTCCGCACTGAAAACCATCCCAGATATCATGCAAAATTTGCAAAAAGGGGACTGGCAACTAAACTAATTTTCTCCTCAG ACATCAGGCTCCAAGGTATACGAGTTCCTTGTTCCAGAAATAGTTTGTGGTTCTACTGTATTCATGGAGTGTTTCGAGTGGCTTTTGAGCTTTACAGTAAACAAGATCAGCTTTCAGTATTGGAATCATTTCAG GAGCTCTGGAAGTCTCGGATCAATGATGACCTATTAGATATGGCCTATAATCTTGATATCCAGTTAGACTTGCAACTACCAAGAGATCTAAATCATGCAATAACAAGTAGTAATATTCCAAATAATATCTCTGCATGTAGTCATGCCTATTCAAAAGGTCAAGAAATACCAGAAGACTATGTGACCTCCCAGCCATTGCATGGTCTCCCAAATGATTCACTGTCTGCTGACCATGACTACTGCTCCATATCAGAACAAGGTGAGTCTCAGCAGTCAAATGTACTAACTGAGAGACTCAGTAGAATAGCAGACAAGGTTAAATTCATGACAGCCATGGAAGTGAACCAAAGGACCTTCTTGAAACTTCTGGATTATGCTGAATATTGGATTGGTGGACAACTAGATGAGGAAAGGCTAACAGAGACTGTAATGACATTACTTCAGACCCATTCGCAAGGCTTCTCCGTCTACTCCAGTCCCCTGCTACAGGCTCTCGGGGGTTGGCTGGGTCAGCAGTTTCATGCAGCCAACAGCAGCGTAAGCCACCAGGTTGAAGGTTTCAAGATGCGACACATCGAGCACATTAAGGACTTGCCACCTGCAGAGGAACTGGCAACTGAGCTTTTCCCTGAAGCGATGCGGAACCTGCTGATGCACTGGATGGGTCTCAGTGAAGAAGCAGCAACATGGAAAAGACTAAGTGAATATCCTATTGTACTGCTTGTCCTGGAATTTGTCAACCATAACCTCATCACCGGAGTGGCCCATGTACTGTATTCTAGTCTCATATGCCGATAG
- the si:ch211-110p13.9 gene encoding uncharacterized protein si:ch211-110p13.9 isoform X2 yields MRRLSSLHIGEGQMIPLFLGADLFTDTDVRTENHPRYHAKFAKRGLATKLIFSSDIRLQGIRVPCSRNSLWFYCIHGVFRVAFELYSKQDQLSVLESFQELWKSRINDDLLDMAYNLDIQLDLQLPRDLNHAITSSNIPNNISACSHAYSKGQEIPEDYVTSQPLHGLPNDSLSADHDYCSISEQGESQQSNVLTERLSRIADKVKFMTAMEVNQRTFLKLLDYAEYWIGGQLDEERLTETVMTLLQTHSQGFSVYSSPLLQALGGWLGQQFHAANSSVSHQVEGFKMRHIEHIKDLPPAEELATELFPEAMRNLLMHWMGLSEEAATWKRLSEYPIVLLVLEFVNHNLITGVAHVLYSSLICR; encoded by the exons ATGCGCCGTTTGAGTAGTCTGCATATCGGAGAG GGGCAGATGATTCCGCTCTTTCTTGGAGCTGATCTCTTTACTGACACAGATGTCCGCACTGAAAACCATCCCAGATATCATGCAAAATTTGCAAAAAGGGGACTGGCAACTAAACTAATTTTCTCCTCAG ACATCAGGCTCCAAGGTATACGAGTTCCTTGTTCCAGAAATAGTTTGTGGTTCTACTGTATTCATGGAGTGTTTCGAGTGGCTTTTGAGCTTTACAGTAAACAAGATCAGCTTTCAGTATTGGAATCATTTCAG GAGCTCTGGAAGTCTCGGATCAATGATGACCTATTAGATATGGCCTATAATCTTGATATCCAGTTAGACTTGCAACTACCAAGAGATCTAAATCATGCAATAACAAGTAGTAATATTCCAAATAATATCTCTGCATGTAGTCATGCCTATTCAAAAGGTCAAGAAATACCAGAAGACTATGTGACCTCCCAGCCATTGCATGGTCTCCCAAATGATTCACTGTCTGCTGACCATGACTACTGCTCCATATCAGAACAAGGTGAGTCTCAGCAGTCAAATGTACTAACTGAGAGACTCAGTAGAATAGCAGACAAGGTTAAATTCATGACAGCCATGGAAGTGAACCAAAGGACCTTCTTGAAACTTCTGGATTATGCTGAATATTGGATTGGTGGACAACTAGATGAGGAAAGGCTAACAGAGACTGTAATGACATTACTTCAGACCCATTCGCAAGGCTTCTCCGTCTACTCCAGTCCCCTGCTACAGGCTCTCGGGGGTTGGCTGGGTCAGCAGTTTCATGCAGCCAACAGCAGCGTAAGCCACCAGGTTGAAGGTTTCAAGATGCGACACATCGAGCACATTAAGGACTTGCCACCTGCAGAGGAACTGGCAACTGAGCTTTTCCCTGAAGCGATGCGGAACCTGCTGATGCACTGGATGGGTCTCAGTGAAGAAGCAGCAACATGGAAAAGACTAAGTGAATATCCTATTGTACTGCTTGTCCTGGAATTTGTCAACCATAACCTCATCACCGGAGTGGCCCATGTACTGTATTCTAGTCTCATATGCCGATAG